The window GCGCGATGTCGTCCTCGCCGGTGACCTTCATCCGTTCCTGCAGCCGCCCGGCGGACAGCCGCTCGGCGATCCCGGCCGCCATCCGCACGGGCGTGACGACCTGGCGCACCACGAGCCAGGCAATGGCGCCGAGGAGTACCACGACGAAGAGCCCGGCAGTGGCGAGCGTCCCCTTGACCAGGCTCAGCGACTTCTCCTCCTGGGTCAGCGGGAAGAGGTAGTAGAGCTGGTACGGGTCGCCGTTGGGGTCGTTGACCTGCTTGCCGATGACCAGGGCCGGCTGCGACTCCTTGTCGGCGATGCGCTTGTAGACGATGCGGGTATAGCTCTGGAACGCGCCCGTACTGCTGTCGATCCGCTCGCGCAGGTCCTCGGGCACGCTCGCGGTGGGATCCACGTCGCCGGAGGCACGCGGGCCGCGTCCACCGGTGTCGCCGCCCGCGGAGGCCGGAAGCGACACCACGTCGAAGGCGCCCTGACCGCCGCTGGAGAGCGAGGAGACGAGGTCGCTCATCCACTGGATGACGTTCTGCTCGGCCCCCTCGTCCGCCGTCGCGCCGTCGGCGGCGGTCCCGGCCGCGGCCTCGTCGGACCTCTGCTTGGCCGCCGCGAACCCGCCGGTGGCCTGGCTCTGCGAGGCCTTCACCTTGGCGTCCAGCAGGCCGTTACGCACCTGCCCGATGACGACGAAGCCCAGCAGCAGCACGACGCCGAGCGACATCAGCAGGGTCGTGGCGACGACCTTGAGCTGGATGTTGCGCCGCCACAGCCGCATGACGGGCAGCAGCGGCCGGCGCACCCAGCGCAGCACCAGACGAAGGACCGGGCTGCCCTGGACTCCGCCCTGCAGCAGCCCGCCCTCGAGGAACCGACCCCAGCGGGAGCCCGACGTCTTCCGGCCGACAGGCCGCTCCGGACGGGCCCCGGTCCGACCGGGGGCCGCAGCGGCACTGTCCCCGGACATGTCAGCTCGGCCCTGCCTTGTAGCCGACACCACGAACGGTCACCACGATCTCCGGTCGCTCCGGGTCCTTCTCGACCTTGGAACGCAGTCGCTGCACATGCACGTTCACCAGACGGGTGTCGGCCGCGTGCCGGTAGCCCCACACCTGCTCGAGGAGCACCTCACGCGTGAACACCTGCCACGGCTTACGGGCCAGCGCGACCAGCAGGTCGAACTCCAGCGGCGTCAGCGCGATCGACTGCCCGTCCCGCTTCACGGAGTGCCCGGCCACATCGATGACGAGATCACCGATGGCGAGCTGCTCCGGTGCCGGCTCCTCCGACCTCCGCAGCCGCGCCCGGATCCGGGCGACGAGCTCCTTCGGCTTGAACGGCTTCACGATGTAGTCGTCGGCGCCGGACTCCAGGCCCACCACGACATCGACGGTGTCGCTCTTGGCCGTCAGCATCACGATCGGCACGCCGGACTCCGCCCGGATCAGACGGCACACCTCGATGCCGTCCCGCCCGGGCAGCATCAGGTCGAGCAGCACCAGATCGGGCTTGCTCTCCCGGAATGCGGCCAACGCCTTGTCGCCGTCGGCTACGAAAGACGGCTCAAAACCTTCACCACGCAGCACGATGCCGAGCATCTCGGCCAGTGCGGTGTCGTCGTCGACGACAAGGACTCGTCCCTTCATGAATGCCATCATCCCATTCTCATAACAGTGGCGAAGGCAGTGGTGAGATAGGTCACCGGCCAGTGACCTTAGTCGTACGCGGTCCCTACTGTCTGCCCTCGTTCACATCACAGGGTGTGACCTTCAGGCGGGTTTGCCCCGCCTTGCCCGCCCGACTGGTTCCGACCCCTGCCTCACAAGCTCTGCGTCACCTGCCGCGACCTGGCACACAGCTCGGCCAGCGCCTCGGCCGTCACGGGCGACGCGGCTCCCTCCTCGGTGACGATCGCCGTCACCAGCTCGGGCGGCGTCACATCGAACGCAGGGTTGTACGCCTGGGTCCCCAGCGGCGCCACCGGAATCCCGCCTCCCGGTTCCGTTCCCGCCACCGGCACGTGGGGCGCCATGACCTCGGTCACCTCGAAGCCAGGGCGCTGCTCGACCTCGATGGACGCCCCGTCCGGCGTCTGCGGATCCACCGTCGTCAGCGGTGCCACCACGATGAATGGCACATGGTGATACCGCGCGAGCACCGCGAGCGGATAGCTCCCCACCTTGTTCGCCACCGAACCGTCGGCCGCGATGCGGTCCGCACCGATCAGCACCGCGTCCACTTCTCCAGCGGCGAACAGGGACCCCGCCGCGTTGTCCGTGAGCAAGGTGTACGCCATCCCGCTGCGCGCCGCCTCGTACGCCGTCAGGCGAGCCCCTTGCAGCAACGGCCGCGTCTCGTCCACCCAC of the Streptomyces sp. T12 genome contains:
- the mtrA gene encoding two-component system response regulator MtrA — translated: MMAFMKGRVLVVDDDTALAEMLGIVLRGEGFEPSFVADGDKALAAFRESKPDLVLLDLMLPGRDGIEVCRLIRAESGVPIVMLTAKSDTVDVVVGLESGADDYIVKPFKPKELVARIRARLRRSEEPAPEQLAIGDLVIDVAGHSVKRDGQSIALTPLEFDLLVALARKPWQVFTREVLLEQVWGYRHAADTRLVNVHVQRLRSKVEKDPERPEIVVTVRGVGYKAGPS